A stretch of Cupriavidus necator DNA encodes these proteins:
- a CDS encoding LemA family protein — translation MRASSSPSLPGSSPMPVLRWLLLAVMASLLSACGYNDFQAKDEAVKAAWGEVINQYQRRADLIPNLVNTVKGYATHERETLEAVTKARAAATSIQVSPETLNDPEAFKRFQQAQGELSSALSRLLAVSENYPQLKADASFRDLQSQLEGTENRITVARQRYIAAVQQYNVLARSFPTNLTAMIFKYPVKPSFTVDNEKAISTPPAVKF, via the coding sequence ATGCGCGCTTCTTCGTCCCCCTCCTTGCCCGGCAGCTCGCCGATGCCGGTCTTGCGCTGGCTGCTGCTGGCGGTCATGGCCAGCCTGCTGTCCGCCTGCGGCTACAACGACTTCCAGGCCAAGGACGAGGCGGTCAAGGCAGCCTGGGGCGAAGTCATCAACCAGTACCAGCGCCGCGCCGACCTGATCCCGAACCTGGTCAACACGGTCAAGGGCTACGCCACGCACGAGCGTGAGACCCTCGAGGCCGTGACCAAGGCGCGCGCCGCCGCCACCAGCATCCAGGTCTCGCCCGAGACCCTGAACGACCCCGAAGCCTTCAAGCGCTTCCAGCAGGCCCAGGGCGAGCTGTCCAGCGCGCTGTCGCGCCTGCTGGCGGTGTCCGAGAACTACCCGCAACTGAAGGCCGACGCCTCGTTCCGCGACCTGCAATCGCAGCTCGAGGGCACCGAGAACCGCATCACCGTGGCCCGCCAGCGCTATATCGCCGCCGTGCAGCAGTACAACGTGCTGGCGCGCAGCTTCCCGACCAACCTGACGGCGATGATCTTCAAGTACCCGGTCAAGCCGTCGTTCACGGTGGACAACGAGAAAGCCATCTCCACGCCGCCCGCAGTCAAATTCTGA